Proteins co-encoded in one Armatimonadota bacterium genomic window:
- a CDS encoding archease gives MGEFELLEHTADVGLVVRGRTLRDLFETAAEGMFSFLVDPTTVENRAWRMRRVDAEDVAGLLVAWLNDLLLLLNAEEFVPKAFVVDEISPTRVRATVHGEPVDPGRHRFRLDVKAATYHGLEVRETPEGWTAKIIFDV, from the coding sequence ATGGGCGAGTTCGAGCTCCTCGAACATACTGCCGACGTGGGCCTGGTCGTGCGCGGGCGCACGCTGCGGGACCTGTTCGAGACCGCGGCGGAGGGCATGTTCTCCTTCCTCGTCGACCCCACCACGGTCGAGAACCGCGCGTGGCGGATGCGCCGGGTCGACGCCGAGGACGTCGCGGGCCTGCTCGTGGCCTGGCTGAACGACCTGCTCCTGCTGCTCAACGCCGAGGAGTTCGTCCCCAAGGCGTTCGTGGTGGACGAGATCTCGCCCACGCGGGTGCGCGCCACCGTGCACGGCGAGCCGGTCGACCCCGGTCGCCACCGGTTCCGCCTTGACGTGAAGGCGGCCACCTACCACGGGCTGGAGGTCCGGGAGACGCCCGAGGGGTGGACCGCCAAGATCATCTTCGACGTGTAG